Proteins encoded within one genomic window of Methanothrix harundinacea 6Ac:
- a CDS encoding tyrosine-type recombinase/integrase: MITKLIEVEEFHRLISVLHGRDRLIVELLASTGLRVSELVQLKRGDIDLEAQLIRLNATKTKTQTYREVIIPAPLVPDLKRYMDQLEGEFLFPGQGKPHVTSQRIRQIVHDGAVKAGIQVAYRDNTKGKRNLWKVTPHTLRSLHAIHSLDCGIPISDLQSQLGHSSLASTSRYLEAGVNHRRKSYKKFKF; the protein is encoded by the coding sequence ATGATAACTAAGTTGATTGAGGTCGAAGAGTTCCATAGGCTTATCTCAGTACTTCATGGTCGAGACCGCTTAATAGTTGAACTTCTAGCAAGTACCGGATTAAGGGTCTCTGAGTTAGTCCAGTTGAAGAGGGGCGATATAGACCTTGAGGCTCAACTTATCCGCTTAAACGCCACCAAAACTAAAACACAAACCTATAGAGAGGTAATAATTCCAGCTCCATTAGTTCCAGATCTTAAACGGTACATGGATCAACTTGAAGGTGAGTTCCTATTCCCAGGTCAAGGTAAACCCCACGTAACCAGCCAGAGAATAAGGCAGATAGTCCATGATGGAGCTGTAAAGGCTGGAATCCAAGTCGCCTATCGTGATAACACCAAAGGCAAAAGGAATCTATGGAAGGTTACGCCCCATACATTACGGAGCCTCCATGCAATCCATAGTCTGGACTGTGGAATTCCCATCTCTGACCTTCAAAGCCAGTTAGGACATAGTTCTTTAGCTTCAACCTCTAGGTACTTGGAGGCGGGGGTTAACCACAGAAGAAAATCATATAAAAAATTTAAATTTTAG
- a CDS encoding UPF0175 family protein: protein MAAAAKLFEMGRLSSGAAARLAGIPRTLFLLKLADYGIDAFDLTEEELSKEAQRGLSHRKDFFR from the coding sequence ATGGCAGCGGCGGCCAAGCTCTTCGAGATGGGGAGGCTATCGTCGGGAGCCGCCGCCAGGCTCGCTGGCATCCCCCGCACACTTTTCCTGTTGAAGCTCGCCGATTACGGCATCGACGCCTTCGATCTGACAGAGGAAGAGCTGAGCAAAGAGGCCCAACGCGGCTTGAGCCATCGAAAAGATTTCTTCCGCTGA
- a CDS encoding tyrosine-type recombinase/integrase, with product MGKAKVNWNVQTAEEHKLETIVENYKRFLTNQGYRYQTISLYSGRVGKFIEYSRPNEPCTKKADDYRDLLLDQGASKSHVNNTVFALKKYFEMKNIDWSTKILTRNDSLPYYFDENDVLNIFSVCSNIKHLAMLKTLFYGCLRSGELSKLEDNDLDLDKRTIRLRETKGGRDDIALLNDECVETLRIYLNIRPKIEVEGKYPLFFTDNFNLWDRGDIHRMFMGYKKKAGIKKPGAVHVFSRHSPATIMVAKGCDIRIIKELLRHKDIRTTLRYAHVANETKRKMYEEYLVL from the coding sequence ATGGGAAAAGCAAAAGTCAATTGGAACGTCCAAACAGCAGAGGAGCACAAACTTGAAACTATTGTAGAAAACTACAAACGTTTTCTAACTAACCAAGGTTATCGTTATCAAACCATCAGTCTCTACAGTGGAAGGGTAGGCAAATTTATTGAGTATTCGCGACCAAATGAACCTTGTACGAAAAAAGCAGATGATTATAGAGACCTTTTGCTTGATCAGGGGGCTTCTAAATCCCATGTTAACAACACGGTTTTCGCCTTAAAAAAATATTTTGAGATGAAAAACATTGATTGGTCTACAAAAATACTGACCAGAAATGACAGCCTACCATATTATTTTGATGAAAATGATGTATTAAATATTTTTAGTGTCTGCAGCAACATTAAGCATTTAGCTATGCTTAAAACCCTTTTCTATGGGTGTCTTAGATCAGGGGAATTATCCAAGCTTGAGGATAATGACTTAGATTTAGACAAAAGGACTATAAGGCTTCGGGAAACAAAAGGGGGTAGGGACGACATAGCTCTTTTGAATGATGAATGCGTAGAAACTCTCAGGATCTACTTGAATATTCGACCAAAAATAGAAGTCGAGGGTAAATACCCGTTATTCTTCACTGATAACTTCAACCTTTGGGATAGAGGGGATATTCATAGGATGTTTATGGGTTATAAAAAGAAGGCTGGAATAAAGAAGCCTGGAGCGGTTCACGTTTTTAGTAGGCATAGTCCAGCCACAATTATGGTTGCTAAAGGTTGCGACATTAGAATAATCAAAGAATTATTAAGGCATAAGGATATTAGAACGACTTTGAGGTATGCGCACGTCGCGAATGAAACTAAGAGGAAGATGTATGAGGAGTATTTAGTGTTGTGA
- a CDS encoding AAA family ATPase: MRSIQKTGTKEAGGKLERSRTSGARYVLLRPAGYPLKSVFQDNPEVDDPRLFERYAREQWYGELVRPGCYLFDRRLYPDFAFKVVKANPRVSVVGSETRIVVERKKAEAAKIKSEVTFDDVVGQEEARRKMKIVERFLADPEIFGKWAPRNILFYGPSGTGKTMMAKALSRETKVPMIPIKATTLIGEFVGEGSRQIHGLYQRAEQMAPCIIFIDELDAIALDRRYQDLRGDVSEVVNALLTEMDGIHSRKGVCTIAATNKIEFLDESIRSRFEEEIKFRLPNAEERLSILARNVETLPVEVGALDLAAISRLTEGFSGRDLVEKVLKVALHGAIIDEVTIEQRHLEAAAAKAKKETKEPPAEMFS; this comes from the coding sequence GTGCGATCGATCCAGAAGACCGGAACAAAAGAGGCTGGCGGCAAGCTGGAGCGGAGCAGGACGTCGGGGGCGAGGTACGTCCTCCTGAGGCCGGCAGGCTATCCTCTCAAGAGCGTCTTTCAGGACAACCCCGAGGTCGATGACCCCCGCCTCTTCGAGCGCTACGCCCGGGAGCAGTGGTACGGGGAGCTGGTGAGGCCGGGCTGCTACCTCTTCGACCGGAGGCTCTACCCCGACTTTGCCTTCAAGGTGGTAAAGGCGAACCCCAGGGTCTCGGTCGTCGGATCGGAGACGAGGATCGTGGTGGAGAGGAAGAAGGCCGAGGCGGCGAAGATCAAGAGCGAGGTCACCTTCGACGACGTCGTCGGCCAGGAGGAGGCGAGGCGGAAGATGAAGATCGTCGAGAGGTTCCTCGCCGACCCCGAGATCTTCGGCAAGTGGGCCCCCAGAAACATCCTCTTCTACGGCCCCTCCGGCACCGGGAAGACGATGATGGCCAAGGCCCTCTCCCGGGAGACGAAGGTCCCCATGATCCCGATCAAGGCGACGACCCTCATCGGCGAGTTCGTCGGCGAGGGGTCCCGCCAGATCCACGGCCTATACCAGAGGGCGGAGCAGATGGCCCCCTGCATCATCTTCATCGACGAGCTGGACGCCATCGCCCTGGACAGGAGGTACCAGGACCTCCGGGGCGACGTCTCGGAGGTGGTGAACGCCCTCCTGACGGAGATGGACGGGATCCACTCGAGGAAGGGGGTCTGCACCATCGCCGCCACCAACAAGATCGAGTTCCTGGACGAGTCGATCCGGTCCAGGTTTGAGGAGGAGATAAAGTTCCGGCTACCGAACGCCGAGGAGAGGCTCTCGATCCTCGCGAGGAACGTCGAGACCCTCCCGGTGGAGGTGGGCGCCCTGGACCTCGCCGCCATCTCCAGGCTCACCGAGGGCTTCTCCGGCAGGGACCTCGTCGAGAAGGTCCTGAAGGTGGCCCTCCACGGCGCCATCATCGACGAGGTCACCATCGAGCAGCGCCACCTGGAGGCTGCGGCGGCGAAGGCGAAGAAGGAGACTAAGGAGCCTCCGGCGGAGATGTTCTCCTGA
- a CDS encoding DUF4352 domain-containing protein, which yields MIPETVKSLGIALLMFLIMCGSAVGDDKYILWDYSSYTTDKIGFGNNPWQAKPGYVYMVVDIELENHGYSKFDVSPYNFDAYVNDVLYTCAHATFDPSIDTLPIKTIQDGDVVSGKVVYEVPKGTREYYIEYLIYWEYNFVRKS from the coding sequence ATGATACCAGAAACGGTAAAAAGCTTAGGGATTGCTCTATTGATGTTTTTGATTATGTGTGGTTCCGCAGTTGGAGATGACAAGTATATTCTCTGGGATTATAGTTCTTACACAACCGATAAAATTGGTTTTGGAAATAATCCTTGGCAGGCAAAACCTGGTTATGTATATATGGTTGTTGATATCGAGCTTGAAAACCATGGTTATTCAAAATTCGACGTTTCTCCATACAATTTTGATGCTTACGTTAATGACGTTCTATATACATGCGCTCATGCAACATTTGATCCCTCGATTGACACTTTGCCGATTAAAACGATTCAAGATGGCGATGTTGTTTCTGGAAAGGTTGTTTATGAGGTGCCTAAGGGTACCAGAGAGTACTATATTGAATACTTGATCTATTGGGAGTATAATTTTGTTAGAAAATCGTAA
- a CDS encoding type II toxin-antitoxin system HicB family antitoxin, with the protein MSEITLAYCPDLPGVVAAGKTGEETAELMRKAIELHLEGLKEDNLPIPEPTTTARCVEISV; encoded by the coding sequence GTGAGCGAAATTACTCTCGCATACTGCCCGGACCTTCCCGGCGTGGTCGCAGCCGGCAAGACTGGAGAGGAGACGGCGGAGCTGATGAGAAAAGCGATAGAGCTTCATCTGGAGGGCCTGAAAGAAGACAACCTCCCCATACCCGAGCCAACCACCACCGCGAGATGCGTCGAAATCTCCGTCTGA
- a CDS encoding DUF3795 domain-containing protein encodes MKIGVCGVSCEICPRRVKGVCPNESQACVPRENQFCKIATCAFNKNVRHCFFCPEFPCDTTKTGPITFGICQYISG; translated from the coding sequence ATGAAGATCGGCGTCTGTGGGGTAAGCTGTGAGATATGTCCTCGAAGGGTCAAAGGCGTCTGTCCCAACGAGAGTCAGGCTTGCGTTCCCAGGGAGAACCAGTTCTGCAAAATCGCGACCTGTGCCTTCAATAAAAATGTGAGGCATTGCTTTTTTTGTCCGGAGTTCCCCTGCGATACGACGAAGACGGGGCCCATAACTTTCGGCATCTGCCAGTACATCTCGGGTTAA
- a CDS encoding coenzyme F420-0:L-glutamate ligase — MDPVCCHLVRGLPAIKEGDDLAAMIRERFAVQDGDVVCIASTVVSKAEGRARRLEDYSPSPRAEEIAGRLEKDPRFVQAVLEEAEEVLLDHPFLLVATRFGHIGVNAGIDRSNVGEGRILLLPVDPGASAEEIRRRLGRDCAVIVTDTCGRPFRCGVAGVAIGWAGIAALRDWRGERDLEGRELEITLEAIADEVAGMANLLMGEAGDGTPAAVLRGLALPKAGWRLFRPRELDVIRARLRDRDSGI, encoded by the coding sequence ATGGACCCGGTCTGCTGCCATCTGGTGAGGGGCCTTCCCGCGATAAAGGAGGGGGACGACCTCGCAGCGATGATCAGGGAGCGGTTTGCCGTCCAGGACGGCGACGTCGTCTGCATCGCCTCCACCGTCGTCTCCAAGGCGGAAGGGCGGGCGAGGAGGCTCGAGGACTACTCCCCCTCCCCCAGGGCCGAGGAGATCGCCGGAAGGCTGGAGAAGGATCCGAGGTTCGTCCAGGCGGTCCTGGAGGAGGCGGAGGAGGTTCTTTTAGATCACCCCTTCCTCCTGGTGGCGACGAGGTTCGGCCACATCGGGGTCAACGCCGGCATAGATAGATCGAACGTCGGCGAGGGGAGGATCCTACTCCTCCCGGTGGACCCCGGAGCCAGCGCCGAGGAGATCCGCCGCCGCCTCGGTAGGGACTGCGCCGTCATCGTCACCGACACCTGCGGAAGGCCCTTCCGCTGCGGCGTCGCGGGCGTCGCCATCGGCTGGGCCGGGATCGCGGCCCTGCGGGACTGGCGGGGGGAGCGGGACCTGGAGGGGAGGGAGCTGGAGATAACCCTGGAGGCGATCGCCGACGAGGTCGCCGGGATGGCGAACCTCCTGATGGGGGAGGCGGGGGACGGAACCCCCGCCGCCGTCCTCCGGGGGCTCGCCCTCCCGAAGGCTGGGTGGAGGCTCTTCCGGCCGCGGGAGCTGGACGTGATCCGGGCCCGGCTCCGGGATCGGGATTCCGGGATCTAG
- a CDS encoding translation initiation factor IF-2 subunit beta, with translation MEDYMKGLERAMSRLPASRGTEDRFVIPPPKIFYEGKTTVLENFAGIADALNRDPDHLMKFILQEMGTAGKIEGQHAVFQGRFTEQNLERHIDSYVQEYVICSECHRPDTQLIRSDRVLMLKCEACGAHRPVRKRKTKTVVPKDVIEEGETYELRIDSVGRKGDGIARVDKFMIFVPGTAKGDIVRAKIKKISGTLAFSEVVERKGSA, from the coding sequence ATGGAAGACTACATGAAAGGGCTCGAGCGGGCCATGAGCAGGCTTCCCGCCTCCAGGGGTACGGAGGACAGGTTCGTCATACCCCCCCCGAAGATCTTCTACGAGGGGAAGACGACGGTCCTGGAGAACTTCGCCGGCATCGCTGACGCCCTCAACCGGGACCCGGATCACCTGATGAAGTTCATCCTCCAGGAGATGGGGACCGCCGGCAAGATCGAGGGCCAGCACGCCGTATTCCAGGGGAGGTTCACGGAGCAGAACCTCGAGCGGCACATCGACTCCTACGTCCAGGAGTACGTCATCTGTTCCGAGTGCCACAGGCCCGACACCCAGCTGATCAGGAGCGATCGCGTCCTGATGCTCAAGTGCGAGGCCTGCGGGGCTCATCGGCCCGTCAGAAAGAGGAAGACGAAGACGGTCGTCCCCAAGGACGTCATAGAGGAGGGGGAGACCTACGAGCTGCGGATCGACTCGGTGGGGAGGAAGGGCGACGGCATCGCCAGGGTCGACAAGTTCATGATCTTCGTCCCGGGGACGGCCAAGGGCGACATCGTCCGGGCGAAGATAAAGAAGATCAGCGGAACCCTCGCCTTCTCAGAGGTCGTGGAGAGGAAGGGCTCGGCCTGA
- a CDS encoding amino acid-binding protein: protein MWRVILAKFKRYPAQEKVVRLILERGFQVSDRGRVVSGGIEIPHAQIAKELDVDRRVVDTTAAAIVEDGELWKIFKNVRSMTSLAEVAPVMGLGVIVITPVDAAQTGLLGEVASAVARYGLSIRQAVSDDPYFVEQPKLTIITEAKIPGELVRLLMDINGVRRVTVY, encoded by the coding sequence ATGTGGCGGGTGATTCTGGCGAAGTTCAAGCGCTATCCGGCGCAGGAGAAGGTGGTGAGGCTGATCCTGGAGCGGGGATTTCAGGTGAGCGACCGGGGGAGGGTCGTCTCGGGGGGGATCGAGATACCCCACGCCCAGATCGCGAAGGAGCTGGACGTCGATCGGAGGGTGGTGGATACCACCGCCGCGGCGATCGTCGAGGACGGCGAGCTCTGGAAGATCTTCAAGAACGTCCGGTCGATGACCTCCCTCGCCGAGGTGGCCCCGGTGATGGGCCTCGGCGTCATCGTGATCACCCCCGTCGACGCCGCCCAGACCGGCCTCCTCGGCGAGGTGGCGAGCGCCGTCGCGAGATACGGCCTCTCCATAAGGCAGGCGGTCTCCGACGACCCCTACTTCGTCGAGCAGCCGAAGCTCACCATCATCACCGAGGCCAAGATCCCCGGGGAGCTGGTCCGGCTCCTCATGGACATAAACGGCGTTAGGAGAGTCACGGTCTACTAG
- the cofC gene encoding 2-phospho-L-lactate guanylyltransferase has translation MRPIRVVIPFKLDCAKSRLSTVLSTVERERLALAMLEDVVDAVSGLGTVTILLKSPLPGGGVLEDKISGAGKRSGIEVLDSPKELDEALNLVIEAEERKGWPGDLLIAMADLPLMSPSDIADLVRTPGDVVIAPGRGGGTNIILIRDPRFRVCYYGLSFLKHLRRAEELGLSVGVFESFRCSIDIDEPSDLVEALIHGRGRTPELLRDMGFELSGKRSKSRVGCLRLEGASRKGPARRS, from the coding sequence ATGCGGCCCATAAGAGTCGTCATACCCTTCAAGCTCGACTGCGCCAAGAGCAGGCTCTCAACGGTCTTATCTACCGTGGAGAGGGAGAGGCTCGCCCTCGCGATGCTCGAGGACGTCGTCGACGCCGTCTCGGGTTTGGGTACCGTCACGATCCTGCTGAAGAGTCCCCTTCCCGGGGGTGGGGTTCTCGAGGATAAGATAAGCGGAGCAGGAAAAAGGTCCGGGATCGAGGTCCTCGATTCTCCGAAGGAGCTGGACGAGGCCCTCAACCTCGTCATCGAGGCGGAGGAGAGGAAGGGCTGGCCTGGCGACCTCCTGATCGCCATGGCGGACCTCCCCCTGATGAGCCCCTCGGATATCGCCGATCTCGTCCGCACCCCCGGCGACGTGGTGATCGCTCCAGGGAGGGGGGGCGGAACAAATATAATCCTCATCAGAGACCCTCGGTTTAGGGTCTGCTACTACGGCCTCAGTTTCTTGAAGCACCTTCGAAGGGCGGAAGAGCTGGGGCTTTCGGTCGGGGTCTTCGAGTCGTTCCGGTGTTCAATCGACATCGACGAGCCCTCGGACCTGGTGGAGGCGCTGATCCACGGTCGGGGGAGGACCCCGGAGCTGTTGAGGGATATGGGCTTTGAGCTGTCGGGAAAGAGGAGTAAGTCGAGGGTGGGGTGCCTTCGATTAGAAGGGGCCAGCCGGAAGGGGCCGGCCAGAAGGAGCTAG
- the gatD gene encoding Glu-tRNA(Gln) amidotransferase subunit GatD, producing MLELGDRIAVTKDGVRREGVLMPSVSGRVVIKMESGYNAGFDPERSVVELLARGKALKVPPPPPLPRSEGLPKVSILSTGGTIASKVDYRTGAVTSQFSAEEIISSIPELLEIANYEGKVIYNILSENMKAEYWQVLARAVGSEIEKGAAGVIITHGTDTMTYTAAALSFMVKTPVPIVLVGSQRSSDRPSSDAAMNAISAARVATTDIAEVTVVMHGSTSDDFCLVHRGTRVRKMHTSRRDAFRSINQHPIARVLYPSRDLEILGDFRRRGEVELEVNDRLEPRCALVKYFPGGSPDLFEECIAAGYRGIVLEGTGLGHVASDWVGSIKAATDAGVPVVITSQCLRGRVCDRVYDTGRDILAAGGIEGGDILPEVALVKLMWALANTGSVDEAEAVMKISLAGEISASTPTTV from the coding sequence ATGCTGGAACTGGGGGATAGAATAGCGGTCACAAAGGACGGCGTCCGCCGGGAGGGGGTCCTGATGCCCTCCGTCAGCGGCAGAGTGGTCATCAAGATGGAGAGCGGCTACAACGCCGGCTTCGATCCGGAACGGTCCGTGGTGGAGCTTCTGGCTCGGGGGAAGGCCCTGAAGGTCCCCCCGCCTCCGCCCCTGCCGCGCTCGGAGGGGCTCCCGAAGGTCTCGATCCTCTCCACGGGGGGGACGATCGCCAGCAAAGTCGACTACAGGACGGGGGCTGTCACCAGCCAGTTCTCCGCCGAGGAGATCATATCATCGATCCCGGAGCTCTTGGAGATCGCGAACTACGAGGGGAAGGTGATCTACAACATCCTCAGCGAGAACATGAAGGCCGAGTACTGGCAGGTCCTGGCGAGGGCCGTCGGGTCGGAGATAGAGAAGGGCGCAGCAGGCGTCATCATCACCCACGGGACCGACACCATGACCTACACCGCCGCCGCCCTCTCCTTCATGGTGAAGACCCCGGTTCCGATCGTCCTCGTCGGCTCCCAGAGGTCCTCCGACCGGCCCAGCAGCGATGCCGCCATGAACGCCATCTCGGCGGCCAGGGTGGCGACGACGGATATCGCCGAGGTGACGGTGGTGATGCACGGGTCCACCAGCGACGACTTCTGCCTCGTCCACCGGGGTACTCGGGTCCGGAAGATGCACACCTCCCGGAGGGACGCCTTCCGGAGCATAAACCAGCACCCCATCGCCAGGGTCCTTTATCCGTCCCGGGATCTCGAGATCCTGGGGGACTTCCGGAGGAGGGGCGAGGTGGAGCTGGAGGTGAACGATCGGCTCGAGCCGAGGTGTGCCCTCGTCAAGTACTTCCCCGGAGGGAGCCCCGACCTCTTCGAGGAATGCATCGCCGCCGGGTACCGGGGGATCGTCCTGGAGGGGACGGGGCTCGGCCACGTCGCCTCCGACTGGGTGGGGTCGATAAAGGCCGCCACCGACGCGGGGGTCCCCGTGGTGATCACCTCCCAGTGCCTCCGGGGGAGGGTCTGTGACCGGGTTTACGACACGGGCCGAGACATCCTCGCCGCCGGAGGTATCGAAGGCGGGGACATCCTCCCCGAGGTGGCCCTGGTGAAGCTGATGTGGGCCCTCGCCAACACCGGCTCCGTCGACGAGGCGGAGGCGGTGATGAAGATCTCCCTCGCGGGAGAGATCTCCGCGTCGACCCCGACGACGGTCTGA
- a CDS encoding 50S ribosomal protein L16 encodes MTRKPASMYRRLERPYTRREYMGGVPGSKVVHYDMGNLNTEFPVTLTLVAKEPCQIRHTALEAARVTANRYLMTYVGRLNFHMKLRVYPHQVLRENKQATGAGADRVSSGMRHAFGKAVGTAARVDAEQKIFSVSTAPTSVPQAKMALRRAGHKLPTPIYIVVEKGAELIK; translated from the coding sequence TTGACACGTAAACCAGCAAGCATGTACAGAAGGCTGGAGCGCCCCTATACCCGGAGAGAGTACATGGGGGGCGTTCCGGGGAGCAAGGTCGTCCACTACGACATGGGCAACCTCAACACCGAATTTCCCGTCACCCTGACCCTGGTGGCCAAGGAGCCCTGCCAGATCAGGCACACCGCCCTGGAGGCGGCGAGGGTCACAGCCAACCGTTATCTCATGACCTACGTCGGAAGGCTCAACTTCCACATGAAGCTTAGGGTCTACCCCCACCAGGTCCTCCGGGAGAACAAGCAGGCGACGGGGGCCGGGGCAGACCGAGTCTCCAGCGGGATGCGCCACGCCTTTGGGAAGGCCGTCGGGACCGCTGCGAGGGTGGATGCGGAACAGAAGATCTTCTCCGTCAGCACCGCCCCCACGAGCGTCCCCCAGGCGAAGATGGCCCTGAGGAGGGCGGGACATAAGCTGCCCACTCCGATCTACATCGTCGTCGAGAAGGGCGCCGAGCTGATAAAATAA